In Micrococcus luteus NCTC 2665, a single window of DNA contains:
- a CDS encoding CidA/LrgA family protein, which yields MIEGLLILLLCQLAGTLVADTLHLPIPGAVLGMLLLLGLLAWRRPAEDAPVMTASHHLLQHLPLLFVPAGVGVVAVLGLIGEHRALMLVGFVVPWLLGLVVTAGVAAPLARRLTDKEDAQ from the coding sequence ATGATCGAGGGCCTGCTGATCCTGCTGCTCTGCCAGCTGGCGGGCACGCTCGTGGCCGACACGTTGCACCTGCCGATCCCCGGGGCCGTGCTGGGCATGCTCCTGCTGCTCGGCCTGCTCGCGTGGCGCCGGCCGGCCGAGGACGCGCCGGTGATGACGGCGAGCCATCACCTGCTCCAGCACCTGCCGCTGCTGTTCGTCCCGGCGGGCGTCGGCGTCGTCGCGGTGCTGGGCCTCATCGGGGAACACCGGGCGCTGATGCTGGTCGGCTTCGTGGTGCCCTGGCTGCTGGGGCTGGTGGTCACCGCCGGCGTCGCGGCCCCGCTCGCCCGCCGCCTCACGGACAAGGAGGACGCACAATGA